A window of the Brassica napus cultivar Da-Ae chromosome A2, Da-Ae, whole genome shotgun sequence genome harbors these coding sequences:
- the LOC106384569 gene encoding alanine--tRNA ligase, chloroplastic/mitochondrial: protein MSFSKASLFDFPLPKPLVLSHPSSVFASKRFVTKPIPGLSPTVLLPTRPTQIIAKSSSVTVQPVSEDASEEDHQSKDVSGDSIRRRFLDFYASRGHKILPSASLVPEDPTVLLTIAGMLQFKPVFLGKVPRQVPCATTAQRCIRTNDLENVGKTARHHTFFEMLGNFSFGDYFKKEAIKWAWELSTVEFSLPADRVWVSIYEDDDEAFEIWKNEVGVPVERIKRMGEADNFWTSGPTGPCGPCSELYYDFHPERGCNEDVDLGDDSRFIEFYNLVFMQYNKTEDGLLEPLKQKNIDTGLGLERIAQILQKVPNNYETDLIYPIIGKVLELANISYDSASDKAKTSLKVIADHMRAVVYLISDGVVPSNIGRGYVVRRLIRRAVRKGKSLGINGDGRGAFLPVVAEKVIEMSTYIDPDVKLKAPRILEEIRQEEVHFNKTLERGEKLLEQKLGDALSTGGKKPCLSGKDAFVLYDTYGFPVEITAEVAEERGVSIDMDGFEAEMENQRRQSQAAHNVVKLTVEDGDDIMKNIDDTEFLGYDSLSASAVVKSLLVGGKPVVRVTEGSEVEILLDRTPFYAESGGQIADHGFMYVNGSQDDDAVVKVSDVQKSLKIFVHKGIVKSGALEVGKEVEAAVDADLRQRAKVHHTATHLLQSALKKVVGQETSQAGSLVAFDRLRFDFNFNRPLLDGELEEIEGLINRWIGDATRLETKVLPLADAKKAGAIAMFGEKYDDEVRVVEVPGVSMELCGGTHVGNTAEIRAFKIISEQGIASGIRRIEAVAGEAFIEYINSRDSQMKRLCSTLKVKAEDVTNRVENLLEELRTARKEASDLRSKAAVYRASVISNKAFTVGTSQTVRVLVESMDDTDADSLKSAAEHLVSTLEEPVAVVLGSCPDKDKVSLVAAFSPGVVSLGVQAGKFIGSIAKLCGGGGGGKPNFAQAGGRKPENLSSALEKAREELVASLSEKLG, encoded by the exons ATGAGTTTCTCGAAAGCAAGCCTCTTCGACTTCCCTCTTCCTAAACCCCTCGTGCTCTCTCATCCCTCCTCTGTTTTCGCTTCTAAAC GTTTTGTTACCAAACCTATTCCGGGTCTTTCTCCTACTGTCTTGTTACCGACAAGACCAACTCAGATTATTGCCAAGAGCTCATCAG TAACAGTACAGCCTGTCTCTGAGGACGCTAGTGAAGAAGATCATCAGTCCAAAGATGTTAGTGGAGACTCAATCCGGAGGCGCTTCCTTGACTTCTACGCCTCTCGTGGCCATAAGATCCTTCCAAGCGCCTCTCTTGTACCAGAGGATCCCACCGTCTTGCTAACTATCGCAGGAATGCTTCAGTTCAAGCCTGTTTTCCTCGGAAAG GTACCAAGACAGGTTCCTTGCGCAACAACCGCACAAAGATGCATACGCACAAACGACTTGGAGAACGTTGGCAAAACAGCCAGGCACCACACCTTCTTCGAGATGCTTGGGAACTTCAGCTTCGGCGATTACTTCAAGAAAGAAGCAATCAAATGGGCGTGGGAGCTCTCAACCGTGGAGTTCAGCCTACCTGCCGACAGAGTCTGGGTCAGCATCTACGAAGACGATGACGAAGCTTTCGAAATCTGGAAGAACGAAGTCGGTGTGCCTGTTGAGAGGATCAAGAGAATGGGCGAGGCTGACAACTTCTGGACCAGTGGACCGACCGGCCCTTGCGGTCCCTGCTCAGAGCTGTACTATGACTTCCACCCCGAGAGAGGGTGTAATGAAGACGTTGATCTTGGCGATGATTCAAGGTTCATTGAGTTCTACAACTTAGTTTTCATGCAGTACAACAAGACGGAGGATGGGTTGCTAGAGCCTTTGAAGCAGAAGAACATAGACACCGGTCTAGGCTTGGAGCGTATAGCTCAGATCCTCCAGAAGGTTCCTAACAACTACGAGACGGATCTGATATATCCAATTATTGGAAAAGTATTGGAGTTGGCAAACATCTCGTATGACTCTGCAAGTGACAAGGCGAAGACGAGTTTAAAAGTGATTGCAGATCATATGAGAGCAGTTGTTTATCTTATCTCAGACGGTGTTGTGCCTTCGAATATTGGGAGAGGTTATGTGGTGAGGAGGTTGATAAGAAGAGCTGTTCGTAAGGGGAAGTCTCTGGGGATAAATGGAGATGGGAGAGGAGCTTTTTTACCGGTAGTTGCTGAGAAAGTGATAGAGATGAGCACTTATATTGATCCAGATGTGAAGCTAAAGGCTCCGCGGATCCTTGAGGAGATTAGGCAAGAGGAAGTTCACTTCAATAAAACTCTTGAAAGAGGAGAGAAGCTACTTGAACAAAAGCTTGGGGATGCACTGTCAACGGGTGGTAAAAAGCCGTGTCTGTCTGGAAAAGATGCGTTTGTTCTGTACGACACTTACGGTTTCCCTGTGGAGATAACAGCAGAAGTGGCTGAAGAGCGTGGAGTCAGTATAGATATGGACGGTTTCGAAGCGGAGATGGAGAATCAAAGACGTCAGTCACAAGCTGCTCACAATGTTGTGAAACTGACGGTTGAAGATGGAGATGACATCATGAAGAACATTGATGACACTGAGTTTCTTGGGTATGATAGTCTCTCTGCAAGCGCCGTTGTGAAGAGTCTTTTGGTTGGTGGGAAGCCTGTGGTGAGGGTAACTGAAGGCAGTGAGGTGGAGATTCTGCTTGATAGAACTCCGTTTTACGCTGAATCAGGAGGGCAGATTGCAGATCATGGGTTTATGTATGTTAATGGGAGCCAAGATGATGATGCTGTTGTTAAGGTGAGTGATGTGCAGAAGTCTCTTAAGATATTTGTTCACAAGGGGATTGTTAAAAGTGGAGCTTTGGAAGTTGGTAAGGAGGTGGAAGCAGCTGTTGATGCAGACTTAAGACAACGAGCAAAG GTTCATCATACGGCTACACATTTGCTGCAGTCAGCACTTAAGAAAGTAGTAGGACAAGAAACATCACAGGCTGGTTCATTAGTAGCTTTTGACCGCCTCCGGTTCGATTTCAATTTTAACCGGCCTCTACTTGATGGTGAGCTTGAGGAAATAGAAGGCCTGATCAATAGGTGGATTGGTGATGCTACACGTCTTGAAACAAAAGTCCTTCCTCTTGCTGATGCAAAAAAAGCTGGAGCCATTGCAATGTTTGGTGAAAAGTATGATGATGAG GTTCGTGTAGTAGAGGTTCCTGGTGTCTCCATGGAACTTTGTGGTGGCACTCATGTTGGAAACACTGCAGAGATACGAGCCTTCAAGATTATTTCAGAACAAGGCATTGCATCTGGAATCAGGCGTATTGAAGCAGTTGCAGGTGAAGCATTCATTGAATACATAAACTCACGAGATTCTCAAATGAAACGCCTATGCTCTACTCTAAAG GTGAAAGCGGAGGATGTTACAAACAGAGTTGAGAATCTTTTAGAGGAGCTGCGTACTGCTAGAAAAGAAGCATCAGACTTGCGCTCAAAAGCAGCGGTTTATAGAGCATCTGTCATATCCAACAAAGCATTCACTGTAGGAACTTCACAGACAGTAAG AGTGCTGGTTGAGTCGATGGATGACACCGATGCTGACTCCCTAAAGAGTGCAGCCGAGCATTTGGTAAGCACACTTGAAGAACCAGTGGCTGTGGTGCTAGGATCATGTCCAGACAAAGACAAGGTTAGTTTAGTGGCTGCATTCAGTCCAGGAGTAGTGTCTCTAGGAGTTCAGGCAGGGAAGTTCATTGGTTCCATTGCTAAGTTGTgcggaggaggaggtggtggaaAGCCTAACTTCGCTCAAGCGGGTGGGAGAAAGCCTGAGAATCTCTCGAGTGCATTGGAGAAAGCTAGGGAAGAGCTTGTGGCAAGTCTATCTGAAAAGCTTGGGTGA
- the LOC106384563 gene encoding GDSL esterase/lipase At5g22810, translated as MMGFSKELGIWLNLYVVVGSLMVLEVIVVVKAQLVPSMFIFGDSVVDVGNNNHIYTIVKANFPPYGRDFTTHTPTGRFCNGKLATDFTAENLGFTSYPQAYLSKKAKGRNLLIGANFASAASGYYDGTAKLYSAISLPQQLEHYKDYINRIQEIATSSNANATSIISDGIYVVSAGSSDFIQNYYINPLLYKVQSPDEFSDLLILSYSNFIQNLYSLGARRIGVTTLPPLGCLPAAITVAGPHEGGCSESLNNDAISFNSKLNGTSQDLKRNLIGLNLVVFDIYQPLYDLATRPSEFGFAEARRACCGTGLLETSILCNPKSVGTCTNATEYVFWDGFHPTEAANKILSDNLLLSGISLIS; from the exons ATGATGGGTTTCTCGAAAGAGTTGGGAATTTGGTTAAATCTATATGTGGTTGTTGGATCTTTAATGGTTCTTGAGGTAATTGTGGTGGTAAAGGCACAACTTGTTCCATCGATGTTCATATTTGGTGATTCGGTAGTTGATGTGGGAAACAACAATCATATCTACACAATCGTTAAAGCTAACTTCCCTCCTtatggaagagacttcacaaCCCATACACCCACCGGACGCTTCTGCAATGGAAAGCTAGCTACCGACTTCACCG CTGAGAATCTTGGGTTCACATCATACCCACAAGCTTATCTAAGCAAAAAGGCAAAAGGAAGAAACCTTTTGATTGGAGCTAACTTTGCCTCTGCAGCTTCAGGCTATTACGATGGCACGGCCAAGCTCTAT AGTGCAATTTCATTGCCGCAACAGCTGGAACATTACAAAGACTACATAAACCGAATCCAAGAAATCGCCACTTCCAGCAATGCAAACGCAACTTCCATAATCTCAGATGGCATTTATGTCGTCAGCGCAGGGAGCAGTGACTTCATACAGAACTACTATATCAACCCTCTCCTCTACAAAGTCCAGTCACCTGATGAGTTCTCCGATCTCCTTATCCTCTCATACTCCAACTTCATTCAG AATTTATATTCTTTAGGAGCAAGAAGGATAGGAGTGACTACACTTCCACCATTGGGATGTTTACCAGCGGCCATAACAGTCGCTGGTCCACACGAGGGTGGATGCTCAGAGAGTCTTAACAACGATGCAATCTCCTTCAACAGTAAACTCAATGGGACTTCGCAGGATCTTAAGAGAAACCTCATTGGACTCAACTTAGTCGTCTTCGATATCTATCAGCCTCTCTATGATCTCGCCACAAGGCCATCCGAATTTG GATTTGCAGAGGCAAGAAGAGCATGTTGTGGGACAGGACTACTAGAGACATCAATACTGTGTAACCCTAAATCAGTTGGGACATGTACTAA